From one Halosimplex rubrum genomic stretch:
- a CDS encoding ABC transporter substrate-binding protein has translation MADDDSGHEAPTRREYVKYGGAVIGGGLFAGCPSDARGSASTSNDTEAETAAATGTATTTETPATTETDAPDDGSYSVTMAPMGTVTFEAVPRDVLASSTVEIDIAAALGHGAAVKSTSRPSSSVPSLEFYYSALDTSNDWIDFREAGNFSKETLYELDSDVHFLDPAYVSSLDGWSGSDIDEVAGTVGPFFGNMYSRKHRRPPESWRDSYRYYTLWELTEKYAAVLRERDRFERLHEVKEGLLRHVRSKLPSPDDRPTVGMVYPRLSEDAFYVHKLNQPGYFFAHTRPLDAVDVFADIETGEYGGKLVDYEAMLDADPDVVIMNHGISSYYDVADAKASIRDHGVGSELAAVRNDRLYASGNPRQGPLMNLFQLEMTAKQFYPERFGEWPGYVDGEAYPDIPAEERLFDRGVVADIVDGEF, from the coding sequence ATGGCAGACGACGACAGCGGTCACGAAGCACCGACGCGGCGGGAGTACGTGAAATACGGCGGCGCGGTCATCGGCGGTGGCCTGTTCGCGGGGTGTCCGAGTGACGCCCGCGGATCGGCGTCAACTTCGAACGACACGGAGGCTGAGACGGCGGCGGCCACCGGGACTGCGACGACCACCGAGACGCCGGCGACCACCGAGACGGACGCGCCCGACGACGGCTCGTATTCGGTGACGATGGCGCCGATGGGAACGGTGACGTTCGAGGCCGTTCCGCGGGACGTGTTGGCGAGTTCGACGGTCGAAATCGATATCGCGGCGGCTCTCGGCCACGGCGCTGCGGTGAAATCGACGTCGCGTCCGTCGTCGTCCGTCCCCTCGCTGGAGTTCTACTACTCCGCGCTGGACACCTCGAACGACTGGATCGACTTCCGGGAGGCGGGCAATTTCAGCAAGGAGACGCTGTACGAACTGGACAGTGACGTCCACTTCCTCGATCCGGCGTACGTCAGTTCGCTCGACGGGTGGAGCGGATCCGACATCGACGAGGTCGCGGGGACCGTCGGACCGTTCTTCGGTAACATGTACAGTCGAAAACACCGCCGACCGCCCGAGTCCTGGCGCGATTCGTATCGGTACTACACGCTGTGGGAGCTCACCGAGAAGTACGCCGCGGTGTTGCGGGAACGGGACCGATTCGAGCGACTGCACGAGGTCAAAGAGGGGCTCCTGCGCCACGTGCGATCGAAGCTCCCGTCGCCGGACGACCGGCCCACGGTCGGGATGGTGTACCCCCGGCTCTCGGAGGACGCGTTCTACGTCCACAAGCTCAACCAGCCGGGGTACTTCTTCGCGCACACTCGCCCGCTGGACGCCGTCGACGTCTTCGCGGACATCGAGACGGGCGAGTACGGCGGCAAGCTCGTCGACTACGAGGCGATGCTCGATGCGGACCCGGACGTCGTCATCATGAACCACGGGATCTCGTCGTACTACGACGTCGCCGACGCGAAAGCGTCCATCCGCGACCACGGCGTGGGATCGGAACTGGCGGCCGTCCGGAACGACCGCCTCTACGCGTCCGGCAACCCGCGGCAGGGCCCGCTGATGAACCTCTTCCAGCTAGAGATGACCGCCAAGCAGTTCTATCCGGAGCGGTTCGGCGAGTGGCCGGGCTACGTCGACGGTGAAGCCTATCCCGACATCCCCGCCGAGGAACGGCTGTTCGACCGCGGGGTGGTCGCGGACATCGTCGACGGGGAGTTCTGA